Part of the Musa acuminata AAA Group cultivar baxijiao chromosome BXJ2-7, Cavendish_Baxijiao_AAA, whole genome shotgun sequence genome is shown below.
TTTactgttcttttttctttatgaTTTGAAGGCGTAGGTCTTGTTTTTCTCTTCTATAAATCTTCGTCTGCACTTTGTAGTGTTCTATTAGACTCACAATATTATCGTCTATGTTGATTGTCTTCGTTATTGAATTGGTATCATTAAGATCATTCAGTTCGCGAAGAAACTTTTGTTTCATAGATCTTTATTATCCTGTGTGTATGCCACATTTGAGGGATTATAATCTTCATTTGTATGATGCAGCATATTTATTTATGTTTCATGCTGATGTCTTCACAGAAACCTAGAAGCACTGCCATTTATTTACATTGTGGTTTCTCCTCTTTTTCTGTATGTTAGGATGAAGTGCTTTTGTTATACTGCCCTGGATTTAATGCGAATAGCTTATCATATAATAAGATCGGATATGAATAAAACAAAGAGACATCTTTCTTGCACATGTTACATGCATAGATGATATCTCTGGTGCTGAAAGTACCAAAAAAGATTGATTTCATACCTCGCTCAGGTGATTTGTTGCTAGTATTCTTGGGCACAGGTATGACGGGCATCTACCTAGATCTGTTTGTGTATGAGTTATTTGGCTAAGTTGTATTGGGTGATGAAGAAAAAGGTATTGAAGTAACTCCGTAAGGCCTTTTCACGTAAGAAGATATATTGTGAGTCAGGTTCAAGATCGGGTTTTCTTCTTCCTGATGAGAGGGATGGGACCAGAGTTGATGCGGTCAACTGTGGTAGATAAAGATTTGAGTTTATTTCCACACCTGATTCGGGGCCCAGCTTGAGTCAGAGTCGATTAGAGTTTTAGATCTAATCAGTATTTGGTGTAGATTATCTCTTTTTCATGTATTTTTTGGagaattttgtttttttgtttcatttgatcTCAGATGTATATTTGCTTTTTAGATCTAAGTTGATCGATTAGTATTTTTTATTACTGCTATTCTCAGTCTACTTTTAGTTCTGTTAAATCTTTGTGTCGGTGATCCTCACCAAAATAGTCGATCAGCTTGACCTGGTGTGAGGATCCTGCCCGATGTGGTTGAGGACACCCAAATGTGTGATTCCCGAGGGTGGGGTCTAGCTCCCGATGTCCCTTTTCGTGCATCAAGACCTTTGTCGGATGGGACTCCCTACCAAGTCCCCTTAGCCAGGTTCCCTAACCACAAGCAGTTAGGAAATATTATTCGAAATACGAAATGGAAAATATTTGGGAAATATTTTCTTCTCCGATTGTTGTTGACATTATAGATTTATTCTGTCACATTTTGTCCTTTCTGCCTAGTTAGCAGCCACGAATCAAGCCCCAGTTGAATGCGAATATTCCCCTATCAAGTTGAATTTTATTTGGTTTTGGGATAGGATTATGTCCATGTGATCATATCTATTGAGCTTTGATTTAATGGGGTATGGAGTCTTAGCTACACAACATCATGGGCTGAGACAGAAGTTCcgtgttttatttcttttttagagTTTTTACCGAATAGACCTACTGActccttgtgtgtgtgtgtgtgtgtgtggaaagTGTATTGTTGTTAGTGATTAGATTGATGTGACAATTTTTTATCAACAGAAACTGCCTTCCCTTAATCCCtaagtgtttttcttttcttgctcATGGTTATTCCCTTTGCTTCTGATTCCTCTCTTCTCTTTGTGGTACCTTTACCATTATTTTCTTCCTCTTGTCAATTGTCTCACTAAATTGATTGTTAAAAATGAGAAATAGCAAAGACAGACAGGTGTAAAAATGGCTATATTGGACAAGACAAGGCTTTTATTTATGAATCCAAAAAAGAGAATATATGAAAATCTTTACTGGTTGTGAAAGGATATTATTGGTTGTTCGTTTACATCAAtccttgagaaaaaaaaaattttacatgGCTCCTTCGTGAAGAATTTATAAATGTGAGGGTGAGTTTGTAAAGGTAAGTATGAAAGTAATGGAAAAATAGATAATTGCATgtgtgtcttgttttcaattgattACTGATCAACTGGCCTTGTCCATGACTACATGCAATTGACGAAAAATTGATTCAATGATTATGAGCAACAAGTAGAACATCAGGATACATAATAAAATGGATGAGGCCAAAGTTCAGGTCAAGTTGGATGGGAATGTTGAAGTTGTGCTGTAGACCTAATAACATTATTTGGTAAACTTATGTTGTGCAAactggcatgatacgtagatgctTGATACGAATTTGACCTGACTTCAACTGCTAGCAGGCTACATTTTCCAGACATGAACCAACATGTTAGGGTGTCAGTTCAAGTTAAGCAAGTCTAGATCGCATGGACCCTATAACTGAATTTGGCTTTTTACTGTCATGGATTGCTAGTTGCAATTATCCTGATATTGTAACTCAACTATATATCCTAGTCCTTTCATACGTTTGCTAGAAATAATAGCCAAAATTTTGTTTTGTACTTCATTTTTTCATCATTAGTTCTTTATTCCAACTCTTTCTGATACAAATTCAGTTGACATATAAGCCACTAGCCTGGATCCCCCAGTTTTATATCCATTGTTTTCTTCTTATGCATAGTCTCCTTATTTTTTGTTATGTTATAAATCTTTGTGCCTGATTCAGTTGTGTGTTTAATGTGTCATGAAATAAATTATAGACCTCTATTCATTTATGTGAATCAACCCAATTATTTTACTCATTTTATGTTTGCAATTTTCAAGGATGTCTCGCCGCTATGATAGCCGGACAACAATTTTCTCCCCTGAAGGTCGCCTGTACCAAGTGGAATATGCCATGGAGGCCATCGGCAATGCTGGGGCAGCTATCGGcatcctagcatgtgatggtgttaTCCTAGTTGGCGAGAAGAAGGTCACCTCCAAACTCCTCCAGACGTCCCGATCAACTGAAAAGATGTACAAGATCGACGACCACCTTGCATGTGCTGTCGCTGGCATCATGTCTGATGCCAACATCCTAATCAATACTGCCCGAGTCCAGGCTCAGCGATACACCTTCGCTTACCAGGAGCCCATGCCTGTTGAGCAGCTGGTTCAATCCCTCTGCGACACTAAGCAGGGCTACACCCAGTTTGGTGGCCTCCGGCCTTTTGGGGTTTCCTTCCTTTTTGCAGGATGGGACAAGAACTATGGTTTCCAGCTATACATGAGTGATCCTAGTGGCAATTACAGCGGATGGAAGGCTGCAGCAATTGGTGCCAACAACCAGGCAGCACAGTCGATGCTGAAGCAAGACTACAAAGATGACTTCACAAGGGAGGAAGCGGTGCAGCTCGCACTCAAGGTGCTGAGCAAGACGATGGACAGCACAAGCCTTACATCCGAGAAGCTTGAACTGGCAGAAATTTTTGTCGAGCCTTCTGGGGATGTGAAGTATCAGGTATGCAAGCCGGAGTTACTGGAGAAGTTGCTGGTGAAGCATGGGGTAACTCAAGCTGCCACGGAGTCCGCTTAGGTTTGGGGTTTCCTGAATCACTTATATTGGCCCCTGGAATCTTGGATGGGAACTTACTGCAATCCAATGACAGTGCCCCCTTAGAACAGTTGTTGGATTAGGGTTCaaaaattatgttttgaaatataaatCTTTTTATTTAAAATGCAAATCATGTTTCTTTGTATGAACTTTTCAATTTGAATCCTTCGCTTGTTTATTTTTTTGGGGGTTGTAGCTTTGTCTTAAAATCATGTGCTCTGGTGTGGCTGAGGATGACTCGATCAGATTTCATACTTAGTGTGTGTGAAGAAAGATATTGCTTTCTTCGAACACTTAACTGTGAAGACAGAGTTTGTAATAGTAGATTTACACCAAGTTATAATATATCCAAGCTCGAGATCGGAGTTTGTGTTTTTGATAGAGGATTGGTGAAGCAGAGATGGGACATGCACGAAAAAGAAGTTAAAAGGACTTATTTGCAACTCGAGAATATCCCAATTGATAGACGACTCGGCCTTATCTGACACGTGCCAACGGCGCTCACTTGGAAACCCATCGGCCGGAACTCGTCGCGCGCGCTCTCCTCTTCCCCGTCTGTCCGTCGGCAAGAGCGCAATGGCTCTCGCGAGCTGCTTCTCTCCTCCTTTTCGGCCTCCTCTCTGTGCCGGTGGCCGCTCGTTATCTCCAGTCGCCTGCGCTTACGCACAGACCGCCGCCACCGCTCCTGCTGCTCCTTCCCTCCCCAAAGCCCTACCGGCGATCCTGGACTCTAGGCTCATCGCGTGCCTCCGAGCTCGAGAGTACTTCCCGCCCCCATTTCGTCTACCATTTTTTCGATATCTGACAATGAAGCTATCGATCAATGTAAGCTGTAATTTTGTTTGACTTGTGAGCGCTCCTAGTATAATCTTCTAACAGAATTGATTAtggtagagctagccccaggaaatttaccgcaagttaattttgacaacccaacgagataataaaacggaaagaataaaaacgagacaagaacaccagatatacgtggtttgaTCAATTGACTTTGATctatatccacggacgaaagaggagcaaattattactgcaaaagagggacaattacaaatattTTAGGAAGATGTTTATAGGCCATAAAacatccgaaaatactaaacaagaaaaatcaaactataagtccaaactatttaaatgagtatggacttaaacaaagcaaacacttaggtttttcttgtggtgcatctgtctTCAAAACCCaggtccttatttatagttccaagacgagacaacaagtctgatattcccgatgtgggactatgggacttgccaaactaacaaatctccaccttggcatgtcccaacaaaacttgctccaccttcttcataatagccccaacgggcaatcaccaacaatgaacaccagccaagtccaagcactgcttgaacttgtaaaccggaagaggcttcgtaaacatatcagctggattgtccttcgtatgaattttctgaacaaggacttttccctcagcaatgatatcccgaataaaatgaaacttcacatcgatgtgttttgtcctctcatgatacatctggtctttagtcaaatgaatagcactttgactatcacagtaaattgtagtaacactttgatgcagacataattcgctaaacaatcctcttaaccataaacTTCTTTGATCTCCTCTGTCAttgtcatatattctgcctctgtagtagataaagctacgacaggttgtaaggaagctttctaactaactgcacaaccgccaacgcaaaatacatagcctgtcaaagatcttcgtttatcaagatccgcagcataatcagagtcgacgtaaccaaccaaagtgtcacgatttttcccaaattccaaacaaacatctgaagtcccttgcaagtatatgAGAATCCACTTTACAGCCTGTCAATGTGTTTTACCtgggcgagacatatatctactaaccacactAACTACTTGTGAAATATCTAGACGAGTACAaatcattgcatacataatactgccaatgacactagaatatggaactttcaccatatattcttcctcttcaactgactgtggtgactgagcagcaCATAGCCGAAAAtgactagcaagaggagtactaactgtcttagcatttttcatgccaaacctctccaagactttcttgaggtaatttttctgagtcagaaataattttccaactcctcgatctcttttgatctccatgtcaagaattttcttagctgctcccaaatctttcatttcaaattcactactcagttgcattttcaaagtgtgaatttctgacaaattcttagctgcaataagcatatcatcaacataaagcaacaaatacacaaaagagccatcagttaacttccggaagtaaacacaactatcatacatgctcctcgtgtaaccatgactcaacataaaagaatcaaacctcttataccactgtcttggagactgcttcaattCATACAAGGATTTATTTAACAAGCAAACATtgtcttccttaccatcaacttcaaatccatgaggttgctccatttaaatttgttcttcaagttcaccatgtaagaaagctgtcttgacatcaagttgctccaattccaaatcatatatggcaactaaagcaagcaaaacacgaatagagctatgtttaacaacaggtgaaaatacgtcattaaaatcaacaccatgtacctgactatagccctttacaaccaatcgtgctttgtaccttgcatcttcaacccatgGAATACCTTctttccttttgaagacccatttgcatccaacaattttcttacccgaaggcggcttcacaagatcccaagttctattccgatggagagactcaatttcttcattcattgcaatcaaccacttagcggaattatcacaagaaactgcatctgagtaggaagtaggctcaccaacttcacttgtctcttctgcaacagacaaagcatatgcaaccaaatttgcatatctttgtggtggtcgaatttctctccgtggtctatccttggctatggaatattgctattCCTCTGGattatctgcgtcagtagactcgggaccacctattggcattctttgagtagaagagttcgacttaaaagaatatgAATTACCTATCTCAAGCtctacctgcttctgcgcactatcatttgtacaactagtagaatcatcTTTGAAAGATAATATAGATAATTcattaaaagtaacatctctactgattataaattttggggatttgggatcagaacaccataatctatatcctttcaccccaaaagcatacccaaggaaaatgcattttttagctcgaggctctaatttttcttcatttacatgcatgtatgctggacacccaaaaaattttaaatcagaataatcagcaggagtacctgaccaaacttcctccggagttttaaagttaaatgctgcagaaggagcgcggttgacaacgtaacaggccatattaatcgcctctgcccaaaagtcctttgtcaaccctgcatttgatatcatacacctcgctctctccaagagtgttctgttcatacgttcggccacaccattttgctgaggcgtcatcctaacagtgcgatgccgaacgattccttcatttttgcagaattcttcaaaatcacattcacaaaatttcatgccattatctgttcgaagccgcttaatctgtttacctgtttgcttctcaatcaaagccttccattatttaaatgttagaaaaacatcatttttatgcttcagaaaataaacccaaactttcctggaataatcatcaatgaaagtcaacatatacctggcaccacccttagaatgaacatgagctggaccccaaaagtctgaatgaatatagtcaagagtaccttttgttttgtgaactgccggagaattgaagctgactcttttttgctttccaaaaacgcagtgttcacaaaaatccagtggcccagtactctgtccgcaaagtagaccccttttgctcaatatactcaaacctttttcgctcatatgacccaaacgcatatgccataatttggtgatgtcagaatcagacaatgatgatgacgagactgcaactgatcctgtgatagtagttccctgcagaatatacaagctaccagacctacaagctttcataacaataagggcacttctaaaaattttcataactccaccttcagctgtgtatttacactcaagggcctctagggtgcctaaagagatgagattcttttttaaatcaggaacatgtctaacattagtgagcgtcctcacaatatcatcatgcattttaattcggattgtacctctaccaacaacatcacatgcggcattattgcccatcaaaacaattccaccattacaagattcatatgtggaaaacaaatccctattgggacacatgtgataagaacaacctgaatctaaaatccattcatttttagacatcgtcctatcatcaatagcagaaaaaatatttccaacaatctcatcagttgctacactaacttcagcggattcagtagttttttcaacaaatttttccttttgctttaatttatttttcaatttaaagcaatcagatttaatgtgccccattttatgacaatatctgcattccaaatttctatgtctggatttagatctagatttagatctactactgtcaaattctcttttatccattctccccctaacaaccagaccctcagcctgattctctctactttccccagtgatattcctgtctatctgctccttagatttcaatgcaaatttaatttcttgatacaaaactgtttcttttccataaatcaaagtatcacggaaatgcttaaaagattggggaagagaacacaagagtaacaaagccttatcctcatcatcaatttttgcatatatattctccaaatccataaccaaagaatcaaacttatcaagatgcgagagtatatatgtaccttcaatcatccgaagcatatacagactctgtttcaagtagagacgattctccactgtcctcttcatgtacaaggctttaagcttgtcccacatgctcttagccgtagtctccgtagctacctcccgtaaaacctcgtcagagagatttagaatgatgcttgatcgggccttcttatccatacccgcaaactcttcttttgacatatcatctggaatgctctcggctccctgtagtaccaaatcaactccgtcttgaactagaatggtctccatcttgagttgccacaagccgaagttgacatttctgtcgaatttctcgacaacaatctttgttattgtcatcgttgccaaaagatcccagaaccaggctctgataccagtttgttagagctagccccaggaaatttaccacaaggtaattttggcaacccaacaagacaataaaacggaaagaataaaagcgagacaaaaacaccagatatacgtgtttCGGTCAATTGAttttgacctatatccacggacgaaagaggagcaaattactattgcaaaatagggacaattacaaatgccttaggaagatgttcctaggccataaaacacccgaaaatactaaacaagaaaaaccaaactataagtccaaactatttaaatgagtatggacttaaacaaagcaaatacttaggtttttcttgtggtgcatctgacttcaaagcccaggcccttatttatagttctaagacgagacaacaagtctgattttctcgatgtgggactatgagacttgtcaaactaacagaTTCAAAGCGTTCATTCTCGCGTATGTTATTGCACCGTCTTCGATGCGCTCGAAATGAACTAGATGCTTTTTACGTGTGTTCTTTTACCTTCTATAATGCCTAGGAAATGAACTAGATGCTTTTTGGAACCAATAGTTTCTCAGTTATCCGAACATGATAAGTTGATAATGATGTTTGAAGTCTTTAAGGATTCGTTAAGCTGTCTTAATCTGTGTACTTATCTATGTTAGGTGGGTTATGTTTATAACCAACATGTTTAAAACAATAGGTTATGTTTCTTAGTTTGATGATTATGATACTGTTTCATCACATTTTTAGGATAATATTCCTATTTTGGATTTTGCTAGAACTGCCTCTAACATTATTCATATGCATGCCATTTAAATGCTTGAACTAAGATTACAAAAATGGTGAATATGGCTtatgtttgaaaaatattttgtagTGGAAATACCGCGATGGAAGCTGCTTGTGCTGCTCTTAGTGGTGGCATATCCGTTGTAAGTCCTATTCGGAAGTTTTttagcttttcaaatgatattTGAGTTTATTTGCTACCATTATCTAATAGCCTTCCTTTCTAAAATGTGTAGCTAGAGATTGTGATGTCTACTCCAGGTGTGTTGGAGGTTGTTTCTTGTTCCTTAATGTGTGAAAATTCTTCTTGCCTTTTCTGATTAGACATATGTAAAGATACTCATGAATATTTTCTATTAGGTGATAAGAGGACTTTTAAAGGATTATCCTTCATCGGTAATAGGGGTAAGttaacaacaattttgagttgttaTACTGGCTTTCCATCATTTTGCTGTATGTACAATGTTATTATGTTTCAAAACCTTTGGGTTTCCGAAAACATTCTTGACAAGGAcaaggataaaatatcaaatgatCTATTTTATAACCACAACAAAACTGTAACCAAAAACATCTCATTAGAATATAAGGTAAAACTTAGGTGCCTGTATTTGTCCATTTTATCTCAATTAGGTAATTATTGAAATGTCAATTTTATACCATCACAGATAATTGAAATGGGATGTGAACGTCTACTTGGTGGCAGTCTTTGTTATCGTCTAGTCTTACACACAGAAATCTGAATAAAActgctttattttttattaatatcttCGAGTAAACTGTATGACCATTGACTGAAAAATTATGCAATTATTTTTCAGCATCCTTTTGCTGCTTTAGATGATATCAATTTCTACATTTTATTTGATGTAGGTTGGTACTGTCTTAAATGCTGAGGATGCAAGAAAAGCTGTGAAAGCTGGAGCCCAGTTTCTCATGAGTCCTGGTACAGTCATGGTACGAGCCCATGTTTAATTCATATAGATTTGGTTTGTTTATATGTTAACTATACTTTCAGGTCTGTCGACTGTATTTTTTGTCTTTATAATTTCTTGCATTCCTTGATAAAGTAAATGAAGATATCATTAGTGATGCACTTTCCCTCTTGCACAGTGTTCTAGCTTACTCTTGTTTTTCCCGTTTGTCATGTTGATATTGTCATAGGAA
Proteins encoded:
- the LOC135617689 gene encoding proteasome subunit alpha type-4-like, which encodes MSRRYDSRTTIFSPEGRLYQVEYAMEAIGNAGAAIGILACDGVILVGEKKVTSKLLQTSRSTEKMYKIDDHLACAVAGIMSDANILINTARVQAQRYTFAYQEPMPVEQLVQSLCDTKQGYTQFGGLRPFGVSFLFAGWDKNYGFQLYMSDPSGNYSGWKAAAIGANNQAAQSMLKQDYKDDFTREEAVQLALKVLSKTMDSTSLTSEKLELAEIFVEPSGDVKYQVCKPELLEKLLVKHGVTQAATESA
- the LOC135617688 gene encoding uncharacterized protein LOC135617688 isoform X1; this encodes MALASCFSPPFRPPLCAGGRSLSPVACAYAQTAATAPAAPSLPKALPAILDSRLIACLRARDGNTAMEAACAALSGGISVLEIVMSTPGVLEVIRGLLKDYPSSVIGVGTVLNAEDARKAVKAGAQFLMSPGTVMEILLDLQNTDVLYIPGAMTPTEVLSAYNAGARIIKIYPVSVLGGCDYIKALKKPFPHIPMVASQGTTTDSIRKYIECGASAVVLSDAIFEKEAMRHRNFDEIHRLAHLATLQVGQAGKC
- the LOC135617688 gene encoding uncharacterized protein LOC135617688 isoform X2; this encodes MALASCFSPPFRPPLCAGGRSLSPVACAYAQTAATAPAAPSLPKALPAILDSRLIACLRARDGNTAMEAACAALSGGISVLEIVMSTPGVLEVIRGLLKDYPSSVIGVGTVLNAEDARKAVKAGAQFLMSPGTVMEILLDLQNTDVLYIPGAMTPTEIYPVSVLGGCDYIKALKKPFPHIPMVASQGTTTDSIRKYIECGASAVVLSDAIFEKEAMRHRNFDEIHRLAHLATLQVGQAGKC